Proteins encoded by one window of Candidatus Nomurabacteria bacterium:
- a CDS encoding low temperature-induced protein, whose amino-acid sequence MNTTLGVFTTHKQAEDAIQEFKGFGISDADLSYVYINKDGEITNATTGNKVGAGAAVGATTGAVVGAIAGLVVANGILPGLGTLFVAGPLAAALGFTGAAATTVAGAATGAAAGGFIGALGGLGVSDDDAKLYEDLVRAGDILVITRSNLRTKDIFMKTGATEVREYMH is encoded by the coding sequence ATGAACACAACACTTGGAGTTTTTACAACACATAAACAAGCAGAAGACGCAATTCAAGAATTTAAAGGTTTTGGCATTAGTGATGCAGACCTATCATATGTCTATATCAACAAAGATGGAGAAATAACGAATGCGACAACAGGTAACAAAGTTGGTGCTGGTGCAGCTGTTGGCGCAACGACAGGTGCTGTTGTCGGAGCGATTGCAGGACTTGTAGTCGCAAATGGTATATTACCAGGACTCGGAACTTTGTTTGTTGCGGGACCACTCGCTGCAGCACTGGGATTTACTGGTGCAGCTGCTACGACCGTCGCAGGGGCTGCTACCGGTGCCGCAGCAGGCGGATTTATCGGAGCATTGGGTGGCCTCGGTGTATCAGATGATGATGCCAAACTGTATGAGGATTTAGTCAGAGCAGGAGATATTCTCGTCATCACTCGATCAAATCTAAGAACGAAGGATATTTTTATGAAAACTGGTGCGACTGAGGTGAGAGAATATATGCACTAA
- a CDS encoding DEAD/DEAH box helicase — MQNKSFRREGPRSSSSSRPAFRSGGSHRPSGRGGNRGGGRGGERIDISRFINKAVITEETDHFVPEHAFSDFLITDTLKEAIKVKGYVHPSPIQDRTIPYILKGHDLVGIANTGTGKTAAFLIPLINKVLLNRKEKILILVPTRELAVQIDDELRTFTKRMKIFSVCCVGGAGIGKQIRDLRYENNFIIGTPGRIKDLLMRKALFLRDFNTIVLDEADRMLDMGFVADMRFVVAGMPKEHHSLFFSATLSHAIEVLITEFLKSPIRISVKTRDTSKQVDQDVVRVGGSNSKMDVLQDLLANPEFKKVLIFGRTKHGVERLTKDLALKGFKAESIHGNKTQSNRQRALGQFKNNTIQILVATDVAARGLDIADVSHVINYEIPATYDDYIHRIGRTGRAGKRGKALTFIG, encoded by the coding sequence ATGCAAAACAAAAGTTTTAGAAGGGAAGGACCCCGCAGTTCTTCTAGTTCACGTCCAGCATTTCGTTCTGGTGGAAGTCATCGCCCAAGCGGGAGAGGTGGCAACAGAGGCGGTGGCCGCGGTGGTGAACGCATTGATATATCTAGATTTATCAACAAAGCAGTCATAACAGAAGAAACAGATCATTTCGTGCCTGAGCACGCATTTTCTGATTTCCTCATTACCGACACACTCAAAGAGGCTATCAAAGTCAAAGGTTACGTACACCCTTCGCCAATCCAAGATCGAACGATCCCCTATATATTGAAAGGACACGATCTCGTGGGTATTGCGAATACTGGTACAGGTAAGACTGCGGCATTCTTAATCCCGCTTATCAACAAAGTGCTCTTGAATCGCAAAGAGAAAATCTTAATCTTGGTGCCGACACGCGAACTTGCAGTGCAGATCGATGATGAGCTCCGAACGTTTACCAAGCGAATGAAAATTTTTTCTGTTTGCTGTGTTGGGGGTGCAGGTATTGGCAAGCAGATTCGTGATCTACGGTATGAGAATAATTTCATCATCGGTACACCGGGACGAATCAAAGATCTCCTTATGCGTAAAGCGCTTTTCTTGCGTGACTTTAACACTATAGTGCTCGATGAAGCAGACCGTATGCTTGATATGGGATTTGTGGCTGATATGCGATTTGTCGTAGCTGGTATGCCCAAAGAGCATCATTCACTTTTCTTCTCAGCGACACTGTCACATGCAATCGAAGTCTTGATTACTGAATTCCTGAAATCACCGATCCGCATATCAGTGAAAACTCGTGATACATCAAAGCAAGTTGATCAAGATGTTGTTCGAGTTGGAGGCAGCAATTCCAAAATGGATGTGTTGCAAGACTTGCTCGCTAATCCTGAATTCAAAAAGGTTCTCATTTTCGGCCGCACGAAACACGGCGTTGAGCGATTGACGAAAGACTTGGCTCTAAAAGGTTTCAAGGCAGAATCAATCCATGGCAACAAAACGCAAAGTAACCGCCAGCGAGCATTGGGACAATTTAAAAACAATACCATTCAAATATTAGTCGCTACAGACGTAGCAGCACGAGGACTCGATATTGCTGATGTGTCACATGTGATTAATTATGAAATCCCAGCTACCTATGATGACTATATTCATCGTATCGGTCGTACTGGACGCGCAGGCAAGCGAGGCAAAGCACTGACATTCATCGGATAA
- the gmk gene encoding guanylate kinase has translation MSKVIIVTAPSGAGKTTIANALLETFPILSFSISACTRPKRPMEIDGKDYHFFTKEKFKQNIIDNAFLEWEEVYDGLFYGTLNSEIERIARENKVTLFDVDTRGAKNIKKRFGDNALSLFIKPPKPEIPILEERLRHRGDKEDSIATRIAKAEIELEAQDDFDYIIVNKNLNDAIQEATRLAETFLEN, from the coding sequence ATGAGTAAGGTAATTATAGTTACAGCACCATCAGGTGCGGGCAAAACAACTATTGCAAATGCTCTATTGGAAACTTTTCCAATACTTTCATTTTCGATTTCTGCCTGTACCCGTCCAAAGCGTCCGATGGAAATAGATGGCAAAGATTACCACTTTTTCACAAAAGAAAAGTTTAAGCAAAACATTATTGACAATGCTTTCCTTGAATGGGAAGAAGTATATGATGGGCTATTCTATGGCACATTGAATTCTGAAATTGAGCGCATCGCAAGGGAAAATAAAGTGACTCTTTTTGATGTTGATACGCGCGGTGCCAAGAATATTAAAAAACGATTTGGCGACAACGCACTGTCACTTTTTATCAAACCACCTAAGCCTGAAATACCAATATTAGAAGAAAGGCTTCGTCATCGTGGCGATAAGGAAGATTCAATTGCAACCAGAATTGCAAAGGCTGAGATCGAACTTGAAGCACAAGATGATTTTGACTATATTATTGTCAATAAGAATTTAAACGATGCAATTCAGGAGGCAACAAGGCTCGCTGAAACCTTTTTAGAAAATTAA